The Melanotaenia boesemani isolate fMelBoe1 chromosome 17, fMelBoe1.pri, whole genome shotgun sequence genome segment aaaaaaaaaatgtatatttttgaacTTGGCAGGAAGGCAAGACTAGTCTagcaaagaggaggaggaggaagtagGTTTTCATCCATTTAAGgattattgtatatttttctattaGCAAATATATTTAGGAGGAGGATTTTGGAGATAatcttttgtatattttatataaggGGTTAGGGATGGGTTGTTAGCTGGACAGTCACGGGGCCACATGATAAAGCGCTTTTTCTCTTAGCTGTTTAATGCTAAAAAACAATTTTCAATGTTACAGAGCTGGTTAGTTGGAGCTGAGGTGTAACAGAGAATGTATCACGGTTGAATCAGGTATTTCACACAGTGCGAGACAAGGCGAGGTATATTAGTAAcgattgttttctgtttcttttgttttttttttttttttttttttttacggtggtctgtgtgccatattttgcttgacagatttgctctaccaagggagacatgttatattcatggctgcccttgatatttttattgtaatcttattttctttagtcttatatgtcagtgccgaacctgacagggagatagaggaagagagagagagagagaaaaaaaaaaaaaaaaaaaaaaagggagaaaaggacaggattaaaatgtggaaataacagttgtctatgctgcccagaacatattacaaaaaaaaaaaaacaacaacaacattaactaccacagtactacatgataccgaaaaaaagatagaatgatgatagtataaaaaattacaatagtcatcaaacgtacctgcagatgaacgtaccaacacacaaacatcagctacatctagtgagaagcggatggagagacgagcacgtttgtgagcatgcaagtgttaatatgcatgtgtggccatgcaacagggaggaaatgtgtacccgcaagggggcagcgatcacgccgcaccccgaagcatcagcgggggacgggggagcccgaggccccaaaggccaagcagatccacagagcaccaagcccgggacagccaaagcagacagagcagcggcccacccggaccagagcagaggggtccccagaccggaacccccggcgcgacggggcaggggcaccgggcagcccagggcgatggcgagcaggcccagcgggtgccgggcgctgcggcgcgggccgcacggagggcaggcgccccacaggcccaccaccctttccccccagcaaagccccacccaggaacccgacggggcctgaccgccccaggcaaaatcaccgtgggccacgccaacccaacaccaaggctaggcaccccaggaacaagaacatgtccgcaggtccccccccccccccccccccccccaaaaaaacaaacaaacaaaaaaaaaaaaaacctctttgcCCCAACCCTTATCCCGGGACACGAGGGTGTAGGAAGACCCcggcccccctgccccccagcctgagttgtgtgtgcatgagtatgggctatttataatgcaattaaaaactggaaggagccatgagatggtgatgggtcccactgctgccaggcagcaggaccccctcaggactccctcagtgtgtgtgagtgtgtgttatgtgtgtagtgcagtactgttaaatgtggtagtgtctaacgtaaataaaatcggggggagagaggtcacaaagggaggggatggcggaagggccacctcggtggctcctttccgcccacccacagcccatgtgcccatccccccgaggccctaaatgtatattgattgttttctgtttcgAAGGAAGCGAAGGTGAGCtagaaagaagaaacaaaaactgtttaagaattttttttttgtttgctttcctTGTGAGCTTGTTTAAACACTTCAGTTCTTATCTTATTTGATTCCTTGTCCAACTTTAACTATTAATAGAGTTTTTGTTGAAGGTGAaggggaaaaacagaaaaacaggaagtaaTTAGCCATCAGAACAGGACAGGACATCAGAACAAAAAAAGGGGTGTGCTAAGGCATGACGCGAAGCACACCTGCCGTTGTAAAATCCCTGTAACCCACGGATTCAAGGGGGTTATTGCTTTTATAAAACGGTTACCCTTCATAttgcttataaaatataaatttaattaaagaaacacacacatacacaaaacaatttaacaatTTAGCAATTGTAAACAATTTACAACGGAACAGGTAAGTTGCGCTCAGAGCTATTGGTTGCTAGGCAACGCTACGCCCGTTGACACTGGCGCAGGAATATTTTGTGATGAGGTCTTACCGGGTCTATGTGTGGGTTACACTCAATTTATCACGGCATGGAACGctgctcagccaatcacaattAAGGATGAGAAACACCCGTTTTATAAGGTCAAATAGATACTTCCCTACATCTTGAATGGGAAATTACTGAATCCTGGACAATTAAATGTCATCAGGTTTGTGTTTAGATGTAAAACCCAGTTGTTCATCCCATGGATACGTCTTTGCTCTGCCTCTTAATTAGATGTATTGGGCTCCTTTTCAGACAAATTTTATTATCCACTGATGAGTCCTGGTGAATATTTTTTGGACTTTATCACTTGTCAATTGCTTCCCTATCTTTGGCACTTCTCTTTGTCAAACACACATGGTGAAACAGCCAGAGGTCTATTAACTATTGTAGTCAGCTGATACAGTAGGTTGAAATAAACTAAATCAGGATGTAAAGCACAAGTTTCATTACAATATGCTCACAATACAATACATGCACAGaggtaaaccactgtgggcccttaAGCAAGGCTCTTAACACAGGCAACTGCTCACCGGATGgcaaaacatggcagcccactgctctatAGTGCATCTAGAGATGGATAAAATGCAGGGCCACATTTTACAATTAGGATTTATAAAATTCATTCGTTCAATTTTTATACCACTACATCCAATTAAGGGTCGcgaggaagctggagcctatcccagcaattaccAGGCGGGAGgggggtacaccctggacaggtcaccagtccatcacaggggcGACACAGAAAGATAAACGACCACTAATGCTCACtcacagggagaatttagagtgaccaattaacctaaaatgcatgtctttggacgatgggagtacccggagagaacatgcaaacttcacacagaaaggacactgttttattattattatttcattaattaatgGAGTTGTTTGGATTTTGGTATCATGGCTTAAAGATTGAATATTTGTTGGTTTTTTAAGCATCTGCATTATAACACTTCTTAATTTTGGTTCAGAACTTATAAATGTTATCTACTCTGCATGGTTGTTTAAATTGTTCTATATTAtttagtataataataataaatctgatACTCATTATGAGTTGGAACTAAACAGTGAGGTAAATCTTTTAAGCCAAACGCAGCAGCGGGACCTTTGGGAGGCACTCCGGCGCTTCTCTACACAGAGATAATATCATCAGAGATGGACTGTTTGTGTCATCGATGTGTCTCATGTTGAACTCGTGCTTTTCCACTGGACACGTGTGTCTATGTGGAAGCGTGTCTTGATGGGTCTCCTTGACTACTGCTATGACTTGCGGGTGTCTCTCGGCGAAACCCCTTGACTAAAGTTATGTAACACACACCAGTCCGATTCATGTGCgctgtgtgcatgcgtgtgtgtgggaggggagCGCGTCACCACCTGTGTGCGGTAGGTTGTGTCAGCTGTTGGGCGATGTTGGTGCCACCAGCTTCCCCCTAATCACGCCGCACACCATCTGCCCAAGCTGGTGTCGATACTCTGAGCCAAAGTGTGCTAAGTTAGCCCGGTCCGTGCCGAGCTGTGCCATGACTTTGTGCAGCCATGAGTGATGACTGCTCATGTTAATTATCCATGGTAATTGATTTTTAGAAACAAGCAAGTGCAAATAAGTTGCTGAGCAGGACAGCGATATTGTTGTGCAAATGTGGTGAAAAGGGTTTCACCTTGTCCCCTCTTCTAAATTGCACTTTCCAGGTGCAATCTATTAGCAGTGATTGGGGGACGGAGCTGAGGGCCTGTATATTTAGCAAGAGCTTCCTGGTTGGCGTGCATTCCCTCGGTTCTGGGTGTCCCTGGTGGACCATTAGCGGTCATGGCAGAGGTGGCAGAACGTTAGCTGCTGACACCGTGAGTACCTTGTCGCTTCCATCTGTTAGGTGCTGGCAGTTTTAAGCTcacttttgactttttttgcAGCTGAGTGGACAACTGATCAGGTTGGTGTTACCCTGGGCAGGTTAACCGCAGGAGTCATTTGGCAGCCAGGCAGTAGTGTATCTGCTTAATTCCTCCTCCTGTGGGAACCTATATACGGGTAAGAATCTGGTTCCATTAAGGGTGATCCTCAATTATTAATGTCAGTAACCTGCGTTCGTGGATATGTGTTCCTATAGGCCGACAAACGAGCGCGCACTGAGGAGCATCCAATTCCGGCAGAGGACACTGCTGTTTTGTTCTgggcttctttttgttttttacagtttaacaGTTGGTCCTGAATGTGTCCTGGGGTAGTGGGTGTGGCACTATAGATGATTACCTGGCATTGCagcctgtgttttttttcacttattCAATATTTGCAACTCCCAGGCGGACCACCCACTTGCTGCTTGGGTACACAGTAAAAGGAGACTTAACCTTGAAAATTGTGTTAATTGTGATAATTTACTGATGTGTAAATAATACTAATTATTTTGTGAATTGTGAATCCGTCTGCCCTGGTGCATTGTTCGAGcctttgtttgggttttttacTGGAGTATCCTGTTGGCATTGTCCATTTTTCTCTGCTGGGTTTAAATGTTAACCGCCACACAATTGTTTCAAGTAATTGTTATCtgaaatttaaagttaaaaaaaaaaaaaaaaaaaaaaaaattggtattaaaatgtaaaaatatttcagtaCTACGTTTCTTAATGGtaacctgcttttttttttttttttaaatcattggagTACCCTcatgacagtatccactacccAGGGCAGTGGTTTTTCCCTTCAGGTCAGAAATAGCACATTTGCTAACAAGTGGAaaaagcaagtgagagaggtgaccAAATCTTCACATTTTTCGGGCCTtgtacacaggctatgaggacacgtaatatgggaccttttaaaataaaaataactaaagctATGGACAGTAGGGGGAAGCATATTACCATAAAGCAGTGGTGCTGGTGTCCACTGCTTATGAAAAGAAACTAGAACATTTACATTTCTAGAGGCCAGATAGGATAGGACTTCTTTTAGTTTGTCTTTGTGCAaccttttatatttaaaatttgcCGCCTGTATGGAGAGAAAATTGACTCAAGGAAGGTAGgcggattgattccaggcttctactgactacatgccgaagtgtccttgggcaagacacttaaccccacgttgcctcccgatgtgcctatcggggtgtgaatgtgtgtgtgaatgggtgaatgtgataagtagtgtaaagcgctttgagtggtcaaactgactggaaaaagcgctatataagtacaagtccatttaccatttaccatttaatgacatgttaacaaaaaatatatcaaatgtaaaacaattaaatgaaaaatactttgtaTGACTAACAAATGCACAAAGTTAACAATCCAAATTAGTTTTTCCTTCTTACTATTAAAAGTATTTCCTGGTGATCATGTTAAAGGagtgttgtggtttgttcaaCATAAAATTGCAGAAGATCCAGAAGCTCGTCTCTCTTCTGTTTAGTCTTGTTGAATACTTGCCAGGACCAATGTGACAGCACTGTGGAGGTATGAGGCGGGGCCAGTGCAGCGTCTACGTCTTCAAATAGTTTTCTAATACTCTGAGTCTTACCCAAGTCAGTCGGCTCTGCTCAAACTTATATTTCTACTTTAACAAAATGAAGATTTTATTTGTGATCCTCATTTTCTGTCAAGTTGTTTCTTCAGGTAAGAACACTAGATTAAACtcctgtttttaatgtcttttgtttttcactgtcAGAGCAGCTCGTTAGTTTCAGTTTCACTACTAAATGTCAAAGTGTGTTATTGGACAgagttttttctattttagaccgacttttttaaatttgagttaTTAGTCTTTTCCATCTATTTCAGTGCAtcacaaaatattttcagtaGCTGCTGACTATAATTCTGTAGCTATAATCTTCTGGGTTACATCATTATCATATCAGATTGTTGAGCAAACTTTGGCATTGGAAAATGCGAACTTTAATGGCGGTGGTATTTTACAACTTTCCTGTTGgtcattttcctttgtttttgtgaacatttctgtcataaaagACAAGACACTGGTCacgaggaaaaaataaaaaaataaatggtgaTATGgcagtgtgcaccaagtaaatGGTCCATTTGGCATCTGGATGGGGAAACATGAAGGCTGAATGAACTGTCACCCATCACAGGACATTATGGTGACAGTAATTGAGGTCTTTTTTGTCGTCGTAAACCAGGGATGTCCAGCTTGAGGGCtgtaatcctgcaggttttttatgtttccctgctccaacacacctgacttaaattaatgagtcattgtccATGATTTCataggctgttagatccatttaatttgagtctgatgtgttggagcagtgaTACATTAAAAGCTTAAGGACAGCGACCcttgaggaccaactttggacgCCCCTGTAACAATTAACACTGCATTCAATATCAATACCACTTCATCCATTAAGGGTTGTGGGAAAGCTGGAGCCAATCCCAGCATAggatgagaggcagggtacaccttggacaggtcaccagtccatcgcaggaccaacaccaAACACTcatatataacatataaaatTAGACTAAAAAGCAATGGATACAGCTTTGTAATATATAGTTTTAATTCCCAGCACaatttaaagtagttttatttgatttgaatcaatCAACAAATCAATTAACCCTGAAATACACTAAATATAAAAGCTGAAATCCTTCTTTCCCCTGCAGTGAAATACGCCCTGAAATATTCCCTTACCGGCACTTCTGGAATCCCAGAGTTTCCAAAGTTTGTGGCTGCTGCAACAGTAAATGAAGTTCAGGTGGTTTACTGCGACAGCAGCATCTACACAGCTGAACCCAAACAGGACTGGATGAGGAAATTGTTTAGGGATGACCCCCAGCACCTCAAGTGGTATTCTGAAACATGTCTTCACTATCAGGATTTCTTCAGGACCAACATTGATGACCTGCGGCGTCGTTTAAATGAAACTAGAGGTAATGTGTGATATTACCTGTTTAACTGTTCACACAGTCAGCTTCTCAtcctaaagttttttttcagttctttcaAACTGGAAAGAATTTCAGGCTTGAAAGCTGTTGTTGGAGCAACCATTTACAGGGGACAATGAGCCAGAAAAACCTAAGAAAACAAGTTAAGCTGTCCTGAGCTTGGACATAAATGTAGTTGATAGATTTTGCATTCACACATGTATGCTCTGTCCTCAAAGGATGTCACCATAATACTGCAGAATCTTGGATATTGTTGAGTAGTTTCCTGAGATAATACTGGAATATTCTTTGACACTGTTAACGATATTGTCCGGCTGCTCACATTCACTCtcattttcatatttgtttatataaatccCTGTTATTACAGCTGTGTTAActtatcataaaatataatcatTTAAAACTGGCAGCTACAAGAAATTATGGAATTGAATTATctccttttatttaattaatcatggTTTACTGTCTACTATTTTAAACAAGATATTAAAGGAAAGGTTGAAGGTCCTTTCCTAGGTAATCACCTAATTTAACTGGCTTTTATTGTGGCTTCTTCTTAAAAACTTCCAGGTCATCTTATTTAGTAAGGAGCCTTCTTTAGCAAAATTCTTTGCGTTGTCGTATAGAGGGGAAAGGGGGAAAGGTGAAGACAATTCTAAGGGCCTTCTGCCCATTCGGGCCCACACACATCCCAGGATCTATGACTACTTTAATATGCATAGATATAactaatatatattaatactaATGCATCTGAgttaaccctctggtgcatgaattattacaaaacaataccgcattttttcaaataaaatgttttacttctacagacatgcacattgatgtttttctgttttttaatcttatttcaaCTATTTCAGGCCGCATCCTGCAGGGTTTGGCAAAACCGAGCAGAAGGATTTTGCTGTTCTTAAATAGGAAGACCTTGATCATGTTcctgatcatgtgacttgggTCAAGGTGTTTTGTGTTGGCATTATTTTTGGTGAATTAAATGTTGGCAAAGGTGTATTCCTGTAGggagattaaaaaattattttaagttgATTCAGATATACACTGTcacttgtttttgtattttttattttttttcatttgggtaCTAGTGGAAGGGGCTTATAGTATAAAAAGAGGAATCCTCACTGTGATGTGGGTTGTTGTGTTGGGATGGACAACAAGGAGGTAACAATCCCTCAGGATCTGTGTAAACTGGAATTGAATCTGGCCTAGGTGAACCCTGTTGATTACTTATTGTCACAGAAGGTGAGCAAATAAACTTCACAAGCATTTTACGTCTTTCGCTTGTCTGAGTTTCTTCCACTCTGAGAAGGAAATGGAAAGGACCCTGTGACATTGattgttcacaataaaataCCCACTATATATTGAGTGTTTgttgaaaatgtatttgcaaTCAGACAGGTAATAACTTGGTTTAAGCAGTTATGGGTACATAATTATAAATCATAACATATAATTCTACTCCTACATtgttaagaagaaaacaaattggATTACATCAGGCACCGTCaagaacactgaaaaacaacataatacaCAGATGTAAAAAAGTGACAACAATCCTGGGGTAGAGGGGCCCATGGCCATATTCTTTCTGGGGCCCAGAATTCCTAGCAACTTCCCTGCCTGTCAGAGAAGGATCCCACAAAATAAAGGCTACAAAGAACATTCATACAACTTCAATGATTTGAGGATAAATTGGGTTTTTGAGGTTTTTCAGCCACTTCAAATGGTAACAAACCCTCATATTGAGTAAACTGAAAACTAGAGTCTCTGGTTCCAAGCAGCTAGCATTAGCACCcaagctgaaaaacaaacttcTTGATTTGATCTCTAATTCATCTCTTAAATGGGAcaatttgtctctttttatgtCCCCATTTGTTTTCAATAATGCATTTGTTTCTATACTTaaggtaaataaaacataatagaaTTTCTAGTGTTGGAGTGAACCAGCTAATGTTTGCAACATGATGTATTCATCTTTATCATCATAAATCTTTTGTACTGTTTCTTTAATCACCCTAAACTGACTAAAATCTGCTGTGGTGATGTCATGATGTTTTCCTGACtcctaagtaaaaaaaaatgtgatattttccTTTTGGAAACCCTAAAAATTAACTGTAACTAATTACACTGTGTTTGCTGGAATTTGGCAGGTTTGCTTCAATCCTTCTCTCTGTCTCCCAGGTCTGCAAATCTTACAGAAGATGGATGGCTGCTCATGGGATGATGAAACTGGAGAAATCAAAGGGTTTAATCAGTACGGCTACGACGGTGAAGACTTCATATCTTTGGACCTGCAGACACTGACATGGACTGCTCATGTAAAGCAGGCTGATATCATTAAACAGAAATGGGATGCTGACAAGGCCAGAttagaaaacaataaagaatATTACATCAGCTTGTGTCCTGAGCTGCTAAAGAAGTATTTGAACTATGGGAAGAACTCTCTGCAGAGAACAGGTAAATTAACTGAcacttgtttagttttgtttatgaCCATGACAACTGGTcatcatcattttgtttttgcagagcGTCCCTCGGTGTCCATCCTCCAGAAGAGTCCCTCTTCTTTAGTCACCTGCCACGCCACAGGTTTCTACCCAGACACAGCTGACTTGTACTGGAGAAAAGATGGATATGGGTTTCATGAGGGTGTGGACAAAGGAGAAATCCTCCCCAACCCTGATGGGACCTTCCAGATGAGTACTGAGcttaatatttcattaatttcaCCTGAAGAGTGGAGGAAGTATGACTGTACGTTTCAGCTGTCTGGTGTAGAAGATGTCATTACCAAACTGGAAGAAACGGTGATCAGGACAAACTATGGTAAGACAGGATCAGAAATTATACCTATCTGTGTTCCATTCATTCAACCACAGTCAGTATTTCTGGGCTTGAGCTCCTGAACTTTTCCCACATGGAGGTCTTTAGATGTGTACAGCCAAAGCCAGACCAAACATCATTGGTCACAACTACAATTAGACATTAAGTAAACAGCATAAAgccagacataaaaaaataaatcttgtttCTTGGCTGCTAATTCATTATTTGCATATAACAAAACCAAAGATTCAGAGGCAGTTTGATGCACCATTTTGCAGTTTATAATAAAGCTgtataaagttttactttttcacccCACGGGTTTTAGGCAATATAGTTTCTTCCTggaaatttgaaagaaaaacaatgattCAGCATCTGCcaacagagaaaataagaaaatatatatgtacatcTCACCCAAAAATAATATTCAAAcctttaaattttacattttattgctgtttatGACTGAACCCTTTTCTTCTTGGACCTTCTCAGTTCCACCTTCAACGTTTCCAGTCGGTCCTGTTGTTGGAGCTGTGGTGGTATTACTTGTTCTCCTCCTGGTAGTTGCTGTTAttctctttttaaagaaaagaaatggtgaGGAAAAACAAATTCTTTCTGACACAGAAACTGAAGTACATGCTGACAGGTATATCATATGTAAcgttaaattaatgttttatttttacagtatcAATCATCTGATTAGTATTCCACCTTGTAAGACGGTGAGTTTTCTTACTTTATATTCATCAGATTATTCTGTATTTGTGTAATAACTGACTGATATTGTCTTCTCTATAACAGGAATGATATGACCATTTGTCTTGACAGGTGACACGTTTTTTCTAACAGCAGTCTGTGAATATTAAAGTGCTGAACACCATCCATGAATCCTAGCACTCCTGCACTGAGTGTACTGCAACAACCTCTTTACCCCTAACTTCTCTAAGCTCTTTGAGTATTGTTGAACTACAAAATGTGAATAATGTACAGAACAAATCAGTAAAGTTATTATAATCttttatattgtaaataaaattggCTCCACTGAGTCCAGTGTTGTTATATTAGGGAGTCactgtgttttttcattttaagaaataagaaaaaatgctCAACCTTCGGAAACATGGGTCAAATAATCTTGAATATTTTCCAGAAACTAATGGCAGTTTAATacaaaacagcaagaaaaagatATGGTGTTTAAATCAGCTCAGCGTAAACCACGGTTATGGTGTAAATGAAGGACAACATATTAGTGCTGTAGTATGCATAGTTAAAGCAATTGATATAGTGAATATAAGTTTGTCAAGATCAGTTAAGGAGTGTAGTAATTACATTCAGCACAAGGAAAAATGTGGAAACAGACATCCCACAGAGTATGAGTGCAATTGTCTTTGCAAAGCCTTTGTGGACTTGGATCTATCACGTTAAATATCAAGGGACTGCATATGATGTGCATTCAAGTAAGTCAAAACTTTCAGACACACAGTCAAGTAAGCTGTCATTCTCCAGCCATGCCAGATTGGAAATGTTAAAGAGTCATATCAGTAGcttaaaataatcataatttatGGAAAATGATCATACATATGCAATTTCCGTCCTGACGTTGCTTAGGGCCGCAAGCttcaataaaactttataaaagaCTGTGCAGATTACAGCCTATGAagtagttttagttttaaagatTGTAACAGAAGAGTTCAAAAGAAGCACAGAACAGCATCTCTACTCGCATAGAGCACATGAGCTCCAGACCTGCACTGAACAGCTCATAATATCAGTCATACTCAATTATCTTCTATAAGGTTACTCTTGACCCATCAGGTGCTGCTTCATCAATATTATGAGGTGTACTTTGTTAATGCTTTaggaaaaaatatcaaatgCTCTAAATCGGCAATTTCtgtctgggattaataaaggaTTCCGATTAGTTCTTTATATCAACATATCACTATAAACCCTTATTACTTCCAAATAACTACAGTATATTTGACCTGAACTAAAACTGCACATGACTGTATTctaacacaaacatacaacaaaaataacagattATACTTAACCATTTTACTGAACGACCTGAAAACCTGTGCTGaggacagaacagaaaaaaaaacaggctctACAACATTTTGCAATGGTGTATTTAAGATAAACCACTAAATGGTCTGAGGATGTCattgcaatttatttatttggttgtttgtttgcttatttatttgtagttaaaggtgcagcgtgtaacaaaattaaaggtcaatgatagaaaaaagtaaatatataattaaaaactccCAAATGAACAAACAACTGTGTGAGAAGTGAGAACCCTCAGAGCTTTGAAAGTGCTTGACAAAcactaggcaaggcaaggcagtttatttgtatagcacatttcatgtacaggacaattcaaagtgctttacataaagcaaagagattacagatatttagaacactaaaaggcatcaacacataatcacaataaaataataaattacactaaaatgattaaaagcaagataagttaaaaaagttaccgtgcagatttcatgcataggcacatgagaaaagaaatgtttttaacctggatttaaaaatgtctacatttggtgaaagtttaatctccactggcagtttgttccacttgtttgcagcataacagctaaatgctgcttctccatgttcagtctggactctggtctggactagttgaccagagtctttggatctaagagctctgctaggtttatattctctgaacatatcacagatgtattcagggcctaaaccattctgggatttgtaaacaagcagatgggttttaaaatctattctgtgactgactggaagccagtgtaaagatttcgaaactgatgtgatgtgttcagatctcttagtcctggttaaaactctagcagcagtgttctggatgagctgcagatgtttaatgctctttttaggaagtcctgttaaaagaccattacagtaattcAGCCTGCTGGAGATGAACGCAtgaatgagtttctcttggtctttcttgGAGCCtaaatttttaattctgttgatgtttctga includes the following:
- the LOC121656629 gene encoding major histocompatibility complex class I-related gene protein-like, which encodes MKILFVILIFCQVVSSVKYALKYSLTGTSGIPEFPKFVAAATVNEVQVVYCDSSIYTAEPKQDWMRKLFRDDPQHLKWYSETCLHYQDFFRTNIDDLRRRLNETRGLQILQKMDGCSWDDETGEIKGFNQYGYDGEDFISLDLQTLTWTAHVKQADIIKQKWDADKARLENNKEYYISLCPELLKKYLNYGKNSLQRTERPSVSILQKSPSSLVTCHATGFYPDTADLYWRKDGYGFHEGVDKGEILPNPDGTFQMSTELNISLISPEEWRKYDCTFQLSGVEDVITKLEETVIRTNYVPPSTFPVGPVVGAVVVLLVLLLVVAVILFLKKRNVSII